From a single Peromyscus maniculatus bairdii isolate BWxNUB_F1_BW_parent chromosome 4, HU_Pman_BW_mat_3.1, whole genome shotgun sequence genomic region:
- the Il36b gene encoding interleukin-36 beta isoform X4, translating to MASCPSFSELYPPNESSESGEMHKESQLYPRTYKIRDSQHMVWVLTGNSLIAVPASNNVKPVILSLIACRDTEFQDNEKGNLVFLGIESKSLCLFCAEIGGTPTLQLKDVDIMDIYNENKAQKAFLFYHSTEGSTSTFQSVAYPGWFIATPSTARQAIILTQQRGEVNNTNFYLESEN from the exons ATGGCTTCCTGTCCATCCTTTAGTGAACTTTATCCTCCTAATGAAAGCTCTGAATCGGGTGAGATGCACAAAGAAA GTCAACTATATCCCAGAACCTACAAGATCCGTGACTCCCAGCATATGGTGTGGGTCCTGACAGGAAATTCCTTAATAGCAGTGCCTGCTAGCAACAATGTCAAGCCTG TCATCCTTAGCTTGATAGCATGTAGAGACACAGAATTCCAAGACAATGAAAAAGGTAATCTAGTTTTCCTGGGAATCGAGAGCAAAAGCCTGTGCCTCTTCTGTGCTGAAATCGGGGGCACACCAACTTTGCAGCTTAAG GATGTGGACATCATGGACATTTACAATGAGAATAAAGCACAGAAAGCCTTTCTCTTCTACCACAGCACAGAGGGCTCCACTTCTACCTTTCAGTCAGTCGCCTATCCTGGCTGGTTCATAGCCACCCCTTCCACAGCAAGACAGGCAATCATTCTCACACAGCAGAGGGGTGAAGTTAATAACACTAACTTCTACTTAGAGTCTGAGAATTAG
- the Il36b gene encoding interleukin-36 beta isoform X2, with translation MDCKGQATMASCPSFSELYPPNESSESGEMHKESQLYPRTYKIRDSQHMVWVLTGNSLIAVPASNNVKPVILSLIACRDTEFQDNEKGNLVFLGIESKSLCLFCAEIGGTPTLQLKDVDIMDIYNENKAQKAFLFYHSTEGSTSTFQSVAYPGWFIATPSTARQAIILTQQRGEVNNTNFYLESEN, from the exons ggCCAGGCAACGATGGCTTCCTGTCCATCCTTTAGTGAACTTTATCCTCCTAATGAAAGCTCTGAATCGGGTGAGATGCACAAAGAAA GTCAACTATATCCCAGAACCTACAAGATCCGTGACTCCCAGCATATGGTGTGGGTCCTGACAGGAAATTCCTTAATAGCAGTGCCTGCTAGCAACAATGTCAAGCCTG TCATCCTTAGCTTGATAGCATGTAGAGACACAGAATTCCAAGACAATGAAAAAGGTAATCTAGTTTTCCTGGGAATCGAGAGCAAAAGCCTGTGCCTCTTCTGTGCTGAAATCGGGGGCACACCAACTTTGCAGCTTAAG GATGTGGACATCATGGACATTTACAATGAGAATAAAGCACAGAAAGCCTTTCTCTTCTACCACAGCACAGAGGGCTCCACTTCTACCTTTCAGTCAGTCGCCTATCCTGGCTGGTTCATAGCCACCCCTTCCACAGCAAGACAGGCAATCATTCTCACACAGCAGAGGGGTGAAGTTAATAACACTAACTTCTACTTAGAGTCTGAGAATTAG
- the Il36b gene encoding interleukin-36 beta isoform X1: MPSTETPLQTVLNEEGQATMASCPSFSELYPPNESSESGEMHKESQLYPRTYKIRDSQHMVWVLTGNSLIAVPASNNVKPVILSLIACRDTEFQDNEKGNLVFLGIESKSLCLFCAEIGGTPTLQLKDVDIMDIYNENKAQKAFLFYHSTEGSTSTFQSVAYPGWFIATPSTARQAIILTQQRGEVNNTNFYLESEN, from the exons ATGCCCAGTACAGAAACACCATTGCAGACAGTGCTCAATGAAGAG ggCCAGGCAACGATGGCTTCCTGTCCATCCTTTAGTGAACTTTATCCTCCTAATGAAAGCTCTGAATCGGGTGAGATGCACAAAGAAA GTCAACTATATCCCAGAACCTACAAGATCCGTGACTCCCAGCATATGGTGTGGGTCCTGACAGGAAATTCCTTAATAGCAGTGCCTGCTAGCAACAATGTCAAGCCTG TCATCCTTAGCTTGATAGCATGTAGAGACACAGAATTCCAAGACAATGAAAAAGGTAATCTAGTTTTCCTGGGAATCGAGAGCAAAAGCCTGTGCCTCTTCTGTGCTGAAATCGGGGGCACACCAACTTTGCAGCTTAAG GATGTGGACATCATGGACATTTACAATGAGAATAAAGCACAGAAAGCCTTTCTCTTCTACCACAGCACAGAGGGCTCCACTTCTACCTTTCAGTCAGTCGCCTATCCTGGCTGGTTCATAGCCACCCCTTCCACAGCAAGACAGGCAATCATTCTCACACAGCAGAGGGGTGAAGTTAATAACACTAACTTCTACTTAGAGTCTGAGAATTAG
- the Il36b gene encoding interleukin-36 beta isoform X3, which produces MSATGQATMASCPSFSELYPPNESSESGEMHKESQLYPRTYKIRDSQHMVWVLTGNSLIAVPASNNVKPVILSLIACRDTEFQDNEKGNLVFLGIESKSLCLFCAEIGGTPTLQLKDVDIMDIYNENKAQKAFLFYHSTEGSTSTFQSVAYPGWFIATPSTARQAIILTQQRGEVNNTNFYLESEN; this is translated from the exons ggCCAGGCAACGATGGCTTCCTGTCCATCCTTTAGTGAACTTTATCCTCCTAATGAAAGCTCTGAATCGGGTGAGATGCACAAAGAAA GTCAACTATATCCCAGAACCTACAAGATCCGTGACTCCCAGCATATGGTGTGGGTCCTGACAGGAAATTCCTTAATAGCAGTGCCTGCTAGCAACAATGTCAAGCCTG TCATCCTTAGCTTGATAGCATGTAGAGACACAGAATTCCAAGACAATGAAAAAGGTAATCTAGTTTTCCTGGGAATCGAGAGCAAAAGCCTGTGCCTCTTCTGTGCTGAAATCGGGGGCACACCAACTTTGCAGCTTAAG GATGTGGACATCATGGACATTTACAATGAGAATAAAGCACAGAAAGCCTTTCTCTTCTACCACAGCACAGAGGGCTCCACTTCTACCTTTCAGTCAGTCGCCTATCCTGGCTGGTTCATAGCCACCCCTTCCACAGCAAGACAGGCAATCATTCTCACACAGCAGAGGGGTGAAGTTAATAACACTAACTTCTACTTAGAGTCTGAGAATTAG
- the Il36b gene encoding interleukin-36 beta isoform X5: protein MEERSQLYPRTYKIRDSQHMVWVLTGNSLIAVPASNNVKPVILSLIACRDTEFQDNEKGNLVFLGIESKSLCLFCAEIGGTPTLQLKDVDIMDIYNENKAQKAFLFYHSTEGSTSTFQSVAYPGWFIATPSTARQAIILTQQRGEVNNTNFYLESEN, encoded by the exons atggaggagcgaa GTCAACTATATCCCAGAACCTACAAGATCCGTGACTCCCAGCATATGGTGTGGGTCCTGACAGGAAATTCCTTAATAGCAGTGCCTGCTAGCAACAATGTCAAGCCTG TCATCCTTAGCTTGATAGCATGTAGAGACACAGAATTCCAAGACAATGAAAAAGGTAATCTAGTTTTCCTGGGAATCGAGAGCAAAAGCCTGTGCCTCTTCTGTGCTGAAATCGGGGGCACACCAACTTTGCAGCTTAAG GATGTGGACATCATGGACATTTACAATGAGAATAAAGCACAGAAAGCCTTTCTCTTCTACCACAGCACAGAGGGCTCCACTTCTACCTTTCAGTCAGTCGCCTATCCTGGCTGGTTCATAGCCACCCCTTCCACAGCAAGACAGGCAATCATTCTCACACAGCAGAGGGGTGAAGTTAATAACACTAACTTCTACTTAGAGTCTGAGAATTAG